From one Accipiter gentilis chromosome 3, bAccGen1.1, whole genome shotgun sequence genomic stretch:
- the STIM2 gene encoding stromal interaction molecule 2 isoform X1, producing MRGLRAPGRRPAATPVPTCLLLLGLLLSAPAVAAAGTAAGGRCELEAADAGGGRRGGRGGASASAAETAAVVTDPCSSLSPPCFTEEDRFSLEALRMIHKQMDDDKDGGIEVDESDEFLREDMQYKDASNKHSHLHREDKHITIEDLWKRWKTSEVHNWTQEDTLQWLSEFVELPQYEKNFRDSNVNGTTLPRIAVNEHAFMISHLKIIDRSHRQKLQLKALDVVLFGPLTRPPHNWMKDFILTVSIVIGFGGCWFAYTQNRTSREHITKMMKDLESLQTAEQSLLDLQERLEKAQEENRNVAVEKQNLERKMMDEINDAKREAHRLRELREGAECELSRLKYAEEELVQVRMALKKAEKEFELRSNWSVPEALQKWLQLTHEVEVQYYNIKRQHAEMQLAIAKDEAEKIKKKRSTVFGTLHVAHSSSLDEVDHKILEAKKALSELTTCLRERLYRWQQIEKICGFQIAHNSGLPSLTSSLYSDHSWVVMPRVSIPPYPIAGGVDDLDEDTPPIVSQFHGSIVKPPSTLARSSSLCRSRRNVVPSSPQSQHALHSPDPDILSVSSCPALYRTEEEEEAIYFSADKQWEVQETGSECDSLNSSTGRKQSPPASLEMYQTLCPQKASPEEFSLEESSTGDSSSLTADISRGSPDCVGMAETKSMIFSPASKVYNGILEKSCSMNQLSTGILLPKPRHTSCSSASSDSKPSHEAASVPRISSIPQDLYQNGEKNKKPSKIKSFFKKKCK from the exons atCCCTGCAGTTCACTCAGCCCACCGTGCTTTACTGAGGAAGATCGATTCAGCCTAGAAGCTCTCCGCATGATCCATAAGCAAATGGATGATGACAAAGATGGTGGTATTGAAGTAGATGAAAGTGATGAG tttctgaggGAAGATATGCAATACAAGGATGCCTCTAATAAACATAGTCACCTGCACAGGGAAGACAAACATATCACCATTGAAGATCTGTGGAAACGCTGGAAAACGTCTGAAG TTCATAACTGGACTCAAGAAGACACTCTTCAGTGGCTGTCAGAATTTGTTGAACTGCCCCAATATGAAAAGAATTTTAGAGACAGCAATGTGAATGGAACAACACTTCCCAG GATAGCAGTTAATGAACATGCTTTCATGATATCTCACTTGAAAATAATTGACCGGAGCCATAGACAGAAGCTTCAGCTTAAAGCCTTGGATGTTGTTTTATTTGGACCTCTCACAC GTCCCCCTCACAACTGGATGAAGGATTTTATATTAACAGTCTCTATAGTTATTGGTTTTGGAGGCTGCTGGTTTGCATATACACAGAACAGAACCTCAAGAGAACATATCACAAAAATGATGAAGGACTTGGAAAGTCTCCAAACAGCAGAGCAAAGTCTTCTTGACTTGCAGGAAag GCTTGAGAAGGCACAAGAAGAGAATAGAAATGTTGCTGTGGAAAAGCAAAATCTAGAGCGCAAAATGATGGATGAGATTAATGACGCAAAACGGGAAGCTCATCGCCTAAGAGAGTTGAGGGAGGGAGCTGAATGTGAGCTCAGCAGGCTCAAATATGCAGAGGAAGAGCTAGTACAG GTTCGCATGGCTTTAAAAAAGGCTGAGAAGGAGTTCGAGCTGAGAAGTAATTGGTCTGTTCCTGAAGCTTTGCAAAAGTGGCTTCAGTTAACACATGAAGTTGAAGTACAATATTACAATATCAAAAGACAGCATGCAGAAATGCAATTAGCAATCGCCAAAGATGAG gcagaaaagataaaaaagaagagaagcacTGTATTTGGAACATTACATGTTGCACACAGCTCCTCCCTAGATGAAGTGGACCATAAAATCCTTGAAGCAAA GAAGGCACTCTCTGAGTTGACGACGTGTTTGCGAGAGCGTCTTTATCGATGGCAACAGATTGAGAAGATTTGCGGTTTTCAAATAGCACACAATTCTGGGCTACCAAGCTTGACTTCCTCTCTCTACTCTGATCACAGCTGGGTAGTTATGCCACGAGTTTCCATTCCTCCTTACCCAATTGCAGGGGGAGTTGATGACTTAGATGAAGATACTCCTCCAATAGTTTCACAGTTTCATG GGTCGATTGTAAAACCTCCCAGCACACTGGCAAGAAGCAGTAGCTTGTGTCGATCAAGACGCAATGTTGTGCCATCATCTCCACAGTCTCAGCATGCTTTGCACTCCCCTGACCCTGACATCCTTTCTGTGTCGAGCTGCCCAGCTCTTTATCgaactgaagaggaggaggaagccatTTACTTCTCTGCTGATAAACAATG GGAAGTACAGGAAACAGGTTCGGAATGTGACTCCTTAAATTCATCCACTGGAAGGAAGCAGTCTCCTCCAGCAAGTCTTGAGATGTACCAGACGCTTTGTCCTCAGAAAGCATCCCCAGAAGAATTCTCACTGGAGGAATCATCTACAGGAGACTCCTCTTCTCTAACTGCAGATATTTCTAGGGGCTCTCCTGACTGTGTAGGCATGGCAGAAACTAAGAGCATGATCTTTAGTCCTGCAAGCAAAGTTTATAATGGAATCCTGGAGAAGTCCTGCAGCATGAACCAGCTTTCAACTGGGATCCTACTCCCAAAGCCTCGGCACACCTCGTGTTCTTCAGCCAGCAGTGATAGTAAACCCAGCCATGAAGCTGCTTCTGTCCCTAGGATAAGTAGCATCCCACAGGACCTGTACCaaaatggtgaaaaaaacaaaaagccatcgaaaataaaaagcttctttAAGAAGAAGTGTAAGTGA
- the STIM2 gene encoding stromal interaction molecule 2 isoform X3 translates to MQYKDASNKHSHLHREDKHITIEDLWKRWKTSEVHNWTQEDTLQWLSEFVELPQYEKNFRDSNVNGTTLPRIAVNEHAFMISHLKIIDRSHRQKLQLKALDVVLFGPLTRPPHNWMKDFILTVSIVIGFGGCWFAYTQNRTSREHITKMMKDLESLQTAEQSLLDLQERLEKAQEENRNVAVEKQNLERKMMDEINDAKREAHRLRELREGAECELSRLKYAEEELVQVRMALKKAEKEFELRSNWSVPEALQKWLQLTHEVEVQYYNIKRQHAEMQLAIAKDEAEKIKKKRSTVFGTLHVAHSSSLDEVDHKILEAKKALSELTTCLRERLYRWQQIEKICGFQIAHNSGLPSLTSSLYSDHSWVVMPRVSIPPYPIAGGVDDLDEDTPPIVSQFHGSIVKPPSTLARSSSLCRSRRNVVPSSPQSQHALHSPDPDILSVSSCPALYRTEEEEEAIYFSADKQWEVQETGSECDSLNSSTGRKQSPPASLEMYQTLCPQKASPEEFSLEESSTGDSSSLTADISRGSPDCVGMAETKSMIFSPASKVYNGILEKSCSMNQLSTGILLPKPRHTSCSSASSDSKPSHEAASVPRISSIPQDLYQNGEKNKKPSKIKSFFKKKCK, encoded by the exons ATGCAATACAAGGATGCCTCTAATAAACATAGTCACCTGCACAGGGAAGACAAACATATCACCATTGAAGATCTGTGGAAACGCTGGAAAACGTCTGAAG TTCATAACTGGACTCAAGAAGACACTCTTCAGTGGCTGTCAGAATTTGTTGAACTGCCCCAATATGAAAAGAATTTTAGAGACAGCAATGTGAATGGAACAACACTTCCCAG GATAGCAGTTAATGAACATGCTTTCATGATATCTCACTTGAAAATAATTGACCGGAGCCATAGACAGAAGCTTCAGCTTAAAGCCTTGGATGTTGTTTTATTTGGACCTCTCACAC GTCCCCCTCACAACTGGATGAAGGATTTTATATTAACAGTCTCTATAGTTATTGGTTTTGGAGGCTGCTGGTTTGCATATACACAGAACAGAACCTCAAGAGAACATATCACAAAAATGATGAAGGACTTGGAAAGTCTCCAAACAGCAGAGCAAAGTCTTCTTGACTTGCAGGAAag GCTTGAGAAGGCACAAGAAGAGAATAGAAATGTTGCTGTGGAAAAGCAAAATCTAGAGCGCAAAATGATGGATGAGATTAATGACGCAAAACGGGAAGCTCATCGCCTAAGAGAGTTGAGGGAGGGAGCTGAATGTGAGCTCAGCAGGCTCAAATATGCAGAGGAAGAGCTAGTACAG GTTCGCATGGCTTTAAAAAAGGCTGAGAAGGAGTTCGAGCTGAGAAGTAATTGGTCTGTTCCTGAAGCTTTGCAAAAGTGGCTTCAGTTAACACATGAAGTTGAAGTACAATATTACAATATCAAAAGACAGCATGCAGAAATGCAATTAGCAATCGCCAAAGATGAG gcagaaaagataaaaaagaagagaagcacTGTATTTGGAACATTACATGTTGCACACAGCTCCTCCCTAGATGAAGTGGACCATAAAATCCTTGAAGCAAA GAAGGCACTCTCTGAGTTGACGACGTGTTTGCGAGAGCGTCTTTATCGATGGCAACAGATTGAGAAGATTTGCGGTTTTCAAATAGCACACAATTCTGGGCTACCAAGCTTGACTTCCTCTCTCTACTCTGATCACAGCTGGGTAGTTATGCCACGAGTTTCCATTCCTCCTTACCCAATTGCAGGGGGAGTTGATGACTTAGATGAAGATACTCCTCCAATAGTTTCACAGTTTCATG GGTCGATTGTAAAACCTCCCAGCACACTGGCAAGAAGCAGTAGCTTGTGTCGATCAAGACGCAATGTTGTGCCATCATCTCCACAGTCTCAGCATGCTTTGCACTCCCCTGACCCTGACATCCTTTCTGTGTCGAGCTGCCCAGCTCTTTATCgaactgaagaggaggaggaagccatTTACTTCTCTGCTGATAAACAATG GGAAGTACAGGAAACAGGTTCGGAATGTGACTCCTTAAATTCATCCACTGGAAGGAAGCAGTCTCCTCCAGCAAGTCTTGAGATGTACCAGACGCTTTGTCCTCAGAAAGCATCCCCAGAAGAATTCTCACTGGAGGAATCATCTACAGGAGACTCCTCTTCTCTAACTGCAGATATTTCTAGGGGCTCTCCTGACTGTGTAGGCATGGCAGAAACTAAGAGCATGATCTTTAGTCCTGCAAGCAAAGTTTATAATGGAATCCTGGAGAAGTCCTGCAGCATGAACCAGCTTTCAACTGGGATCCTACTCCCAAAGCCTCGGCACACCTCGTGTTCTTCAGCCAGCAGTGATAGTAAACCCAGCCATGAAGCTGCTTCTGTCCCTAGGATAAGTAGCATCCCACAGGACCTGTACCaaaatggtgaaaaaaacaaaaagccatcgaaaataaaaagcttctttAAGAAGAAGTGTAAGTGA